A stretch of Mytilus edulis chromosome 11, xbMytEdul2.2, whole genome shotgun sequence DNA encodes these proteins:
- the LOC139495948 gene encoding uncharacterized protein KIAA1958-like, with amino-acid sequence MSRFGQDDPTTFRKENFKSKKTGQQTHFAVKVLSDFIVERGMEIDILEATKDEIANLLQDFYANFRNKSQEYYKKNTLLAIRQSINRYLKENDRFFDIITDPEFTRANDNFTSLLRKTREEGKGTVTHHEAISLEDLRMLYEHPLVFNTSTPQGLLNKTIFETILYFCRRGQENLSQLKVDEFKVDSDQKGQMYVRKLTTELTKNHQGTTNEPEGSGGMMYATGTDRCPVKSFVKYLKKHNNASNRLFLHPKNSFSEQDDMWFRNEPIGQNTIKVFMKNLSKSAKLSREYTNHCIRSTCITLLDYSGFQSRHIKTISGHRNEASLSSYCYDTSDKQKKSMSDALSKCTYGTLQQTESRSVTISLSQEKTVSTFTSDENEQPIPLPVIETVSAVRNSKRQVETAPYDPDIIDFLGLPDDVWWTIANQSRILTTK; translated from the exons ATGTCGCGGTTTGGTCAAGACGACCCTACAACATTTAGAAAAGAGAACTTTAAGTCCAAGAAAACTGGTCAACAAACACATTTTGCTGTTAAAGTTTTGTCAGATTTCATTGTTGAAAGAGGTATGGAAATTGACATTTTGGAAGCCACAAAAGATGAAATCGCAAACTTATTGCAAGATTTTTATGCCAACTTTCGAAATAAAAGTCAAGAATATTACAAGAAAAATACTCTTCTAGCCATACGACAGAGCATAAATAGATATCTGAAGGAGAACGACAGGTTTTTTGACATCATAACCGACCCCGAATTTACCCGAGCGAACGACAACTTTACTTCCCTACTCAGGAAAACGAGAGAAGAGGGAAAAGGAACTGTTACCCACCATGAGGCTATCTCCCTAGAGGATTTGAGAATGCTGTATGAACACCCACTAGTTTTTAACACGTCAACTCCCCAGGGCCTTCTAAATAAAACTATATTCGAGACAATCTTATATTTCTGCAGAAGGGGTCAAGAAAATCTCTCACAATTGAAGGTTGATGAATTTAAAGTTGACTCGGATCAAAAAGGGCAGATGTATGTCCGTAAACTTACAACAGAACTAACAAAAAACCACCAAGGTACTACAAATGAGCCAGAGGGTTCAGGGGGAATGATGTATGCTACTGGCACAGATAGATGTCCTGTTAAATCTTTTGTAAAATATCTAAAGAAACACAATAATGCAAGCAATAGATTATTCTTGCATCCAAAGAATTCATTCAGTGAACAAGATGATATGTGGTTCAGAAATGAACCAATTGGACAGAACACCATAAAAGTGTTTATGAAGAATTTGTCGAAGTCAGCAAAATTATCTAGAGAATACACCAACCACTGTATCCGGTCAACATGCATAACCTTGCTGGACTATAGTGGCTTCCAATCCCGTCACATCAAGACTATCAGTGGACACAGAAATGAGGCATCTTTATCAAGCTATTGTTATGATACTTCAG ATAAACAGAAAAAGAGTATGTCTGATGCATTAAGTAAATGTACCTATGGCACATTACAACAGACAGAAAGTAGGAGTGTAACTA TTAGCTTGTCCCAGGAAAAGACTGTTTCTACCTTCACGTCGGATGAGAATGAACAGCCAATACCTCTACCAGTAATAGAGACTGTTTCTGCTGTTAGAAATAGTAAGAgacaag tTGAAACTGCACCATATGATCCAGATATCATTGACTTTTTGGGACTACCTGATGATGTTTGGTGGACTATTGCCAATCAGTCGAGAATTCTGACCACCAAATAA